Proteins from a genomic interval of Chryseobacterium indologenes:
- a CDS encoding response regulator, translating into MFKITQHEKKVVLIQENEVILDIMDEVLEDEGFDVTPSLTTEPIENIEDIDPDVVIVDDHIKGDKKGSEVIRELKSDPDTEDVSSVLTSTAHNIEKTAKDCLADDFIQKPFDIDHMIDVVKKNAE; encoded by the coding sequence TTGTTCAAAATTACACAACATGAAAAAAAGGTGGTGCTCATTCAGGAGAATGAAGTGATCCTGGATATAATGGATGAAGTGCTTGAGGATGAGGGTTTTGATGTAACGCCGTCTTTGACGACTGAACCCATTGAAAATATCGAAGATATTGATCCCGATGTAGTCATCGTAGACGATCACATCAAAGGAGATAAAAAAGGATCAGAAGTTATCAGGGAGCTTAAATCTGATCCGGATACAGAAGATGTTTCTTCCGTTCTCACCTCTACGGCCCATAATATTGAGAAAACTGCAAAAGACTGTCTGGCCGATGATTTTATTCAAAAACCTTTTGATATAGACCATATGATTGATGTGGTAAAGAAAAATGCCGAATAA
- a CDS encoding alpha/beta hydrolase has translation MKNILTTALLILILFFTGSAFYAQKLKPSESGYAAVNGTKTYYEVYGQGRPVILLHGAFMTIDMNWGQLIPELSKNRKVIALELQGHGHSPFSERKLSYPTLAGDVEAVMDQLKIETADLVGYSFGGAIAYQFAVQSPKRLKNLVIISATYKNTGWLPEVNNTFKSMKPEMFDKSPLHDAYNAVAPDKTKWTKFLEQMMATVKTPSDLGDSNIAKISSPVLIISGDNDGLDKTELAKTYKLLGGDVSADLSPMPKSQLAIVPGQSHVSLMMQTVTILTYLNNFLK, from the coding sequence ATGAAAAATATTCTGACAACAGCATTGCTGATCTTGATTCTCTTTTTTACAGGATCAGCATTCTACGCACAAAAACTGAAACCTTCTGAAAGCGGATATGCCGCTGTAAACGGAACCAAAACCTATTATGAGGTCTATGGACAAGGCCGGCCGGTTATTTTGCTGCACGGAGCCTTTATGACCATTGATATGAACTGGGGACAATTAATCCCGGAACTCTCAAAAAACAGAAAAGTCATTGCGCTGGAACTACAGGGGCACGGTCATTCGCCATTTTCAGAGAGAAAACTTTCATACCCAACCCTGGCAGGTGATGTGGAAGCAGTTATGGATCAACTGAAAATTGAAACAGCTGATCTTGTAGGATATAGTTTTGGTGGTGCTATAGCTTATCAGTTTGCAGTTCAAAGTCCGAAACGGCTGAAAAATCTCGTTATCATCTCTGCCACGTATAAAAATACCGGATGGCTTCCTGAGGTGAACAATACTTTTAAATCAATGAAGCCCGAGATGTTTGACAAGAGTCCGCTGCATGATGCCTATAATGCTGTTGCGCCGGATAAGACGAAATGGACAAAATTTTTGGAACAGATGATGGCTACTGTTAAAACACCATCTGATCTGGGTGATTCTAATATTGCTAAAATCTCCTCACCCGTATTAATCATATCCGGTGACAACGATGGCCTTGACAAAACCGAGCTGGCAAAAACCTATAAACTGCTGGGTGGGGATGTCTCTGCAGATCTTTCTCCTATGCCGAAATCCCAGCTGGCTATTGTTCCCGGACAAAGCCATGTAAGCCTTATGATGCAGACGGTAACCATTCTTACATACCTGAATAATTTTTTAAAATAA
- a CDS encoding dihydrofolate reductase family protein, which translates to MRKITVLSMITMDGVMQAPGGPDEDRSGGFKYGGWTFSYSDDLLGKITREELKSSDYLLGRKTFDIFAAYWPSHADFWPSINEGTKYVLSQTMETSDWKHSVFLKDIEDIKALKESEGPEIQVWGSSELIHLLLLHDLVDEIRLKIFPLILGEGKKLFDQNAVPGAFVLKENHITSKGVIIARYQRAGEVVTGEIEI; encoded by the coding sequence ATGAGAAAGATAACAGTTTTATCAATGATTACAATGGATGGTGTCATGCAGGCACCCGGTGGTCCGGACGAGGATAGATCAGGAGGTTTTAAATACGGAGGCTGGACGTTTTCCTATAGTGATGATCTTCTGGGAAAGATCACGCGGGAAGAGCTGAAATCTTCTGATTATCTGTTGGGAAGAAAAACATTCGACATTTTTGCGGCTTACTGGCCCTCTCATGCTGATTTTTGGCCCTCCATCAATGAAGGAACAAAATATGTTTTGTCTCAAACTATGGAAACATCAGACTGGAAGCATAGTGTTTTCCTGAAAGACATAGAGGATATCAAGGCCCTCAAAGAATCAGAAGGTCCCGAGATTCAGGTCTGGGGAAGTAGTGAGCTCATTCACTTGTTGCTACTACATGATCTTGTGGATGAGATCCGGCTCAAAATTTTTCCACTCATCCTCGGTGAAGGGAAAAAATTATTCGATCAGAATGCTGTTCCCGGAGCCTTTGTTTTAAAGGAAAATCATATTACTTCCAAAGGCGTGATCATAGCGCGTTATCAGCGTGCAGGTGAAGTTGTAACCGGAGAAATTGAAATTTAA
- a CDS encoding VOC family protein has protein sequence MEVKFEAGINIALKIPKNKYEKTVAFYRDILKLQVEEKPITNPTVSRTHEVKFGHNIIWLDCVDNYTHSETWLQLTVPHVEEATKYLESNGVETCDEIEQLPENMHWITDPAGTVFNLQEKK, from the coding sequence ATGGAGGTGAAATTTGAGGCCGGGATTAATATTGCCCTAAAAATTCCCAAAAACAAATATGAAAAGACGGTCGCTTTTTACAGAGATATTTTAAAGTTGCAGGTGGAAGAAAAACCTATTACTAATCCTACCGTTTCCAGAACTCATGAAGTGAAATTCGGACATAATATTATCTGGCTCGACTGTGTAGATAATTATACCCATTCTGAAACCTGGCTGCAGCTTACAGTACCCCATGTGGAAGAAGCTACAAAATACCTTGAATCAAATGGCGTGGAAACCTGTGACGAAATTGAACAACTTCCCGAAAATATGCACTGGATTACCGATCCTGCGGGCACAGTGTTTAATCTACAAGAAAAAAAATAA
- a CDS encoding molybdenum ABC transporter permease: MDYTFLIMGIFLLMTGIALRYWINRRRFNRRNAAGLEGFTTYEHATVIMFIEGIGKLISYTVIMVGFLFLLIHWQDKKRIEREARNKESISARTLFFKKTE, from the coding sequence ATGGATTATACCTTTCTTATTATGGGCATTTTCTTATTGATGACTGGTATCGCATTACGGTACTGGATCAACAGAAGAAGATTCAACAGACGTAATGCTGCAGGACTGGAAGGCTTTACTACCTATGAACATGCCACGGTCATTATGTTTATAGAAGGCATTGGAAAGTTGATCTCTTATACAGTAATCATGGTAGGGTTTTTATTTTTACTCATTCATTGGCAGGATAAAAAACGAATCGAAAGGGAGGCTCGGAACAAAGAATCAATATCTGCCCGTACTTTGTTTTTTAAAAAGACAGAGTAA
- a CDS encoding amino acid adenylation domain-containing protein → MSTIHYPLHPAQRDIFIDQVMNPASLRYSQGCYVLLKDIVNKSLFLSPVKQMLFAHDVFRLQFDADEPDFPAVLVSELPSTIFLEKDFSDKSEEEALIWMHEQLNTPILLKPGNFPHQHYFLKLSDDTYCYFVHYHHIILDGLGLSNWFKDVAECYQALANDVYSRQEKPSYVSIMKTADEEYNSSVYEQTMNYWKQKFTKPLPSLLEKKYPITGEGTSELYTVALNKKQIDCLASLQKNTGAGLSALSLAVLNIYFGHITGESQFALGVTVHKRRSNWERSSAGMFSGVLPFPGQYDPEKTVRELMAEIRAAQKESYPYYKYLVSDFNALFPGKEDGAPPFGIIVNHGRLDFRLDFGQNIFSDLKLVRNNHQSFPLEIFWQEFGENQPLQIEFIYHKAYFSPEEMQLFADRFLHILVQCSLKPETQLKNFEILPPEELSLLEQFSNSKEIYSSDDTIISMFARQVKESPDSVALISDDEKITYSKLAMLSDALAFQLQKKGVIQGMPVLLSMERTPQLMISILGILKAGAAYVPVEPDLPTDRLAILMEEVDAEIVVTTNVYASRFTDAEVVCLDTLELFSEQVTDVSVKSTDCAYVMFTSGSTGKPKGVMVTHRNVVSLVKAGDYFPITSDDKILAAGSFAFDASTFEYWGALLNGGTLVMATKAELMDTAKLKSIIRTQKVTKMFFTTGWFNLLADTDVSVFETLSAVIVGGERFSAQHGKKVRKHYPDIHIVNGYGPTENTTFSLAYLTNNSLSDEIPVGMPLNYRSAYILNKDQKQVPIGITGELYVGGAGLSDGYYKQQELTATSFISHLFKENDIEKLYKTGDLVRWLPDGNIVFVGRADDQVKIRGFRIEPAEITTVLLQSPMIQQAMVVARPDPTGVLQLIAYVVDSENAYDKDILLQWLETKLPGYMIPAHIMLLNELPLNANGKVDRNALPDPENTVSGKIENPRNEIENKLAEAWKDLLRIPEVGIRDNFFHLGGHSLMAMRVSAFIKNEWKLRVAPTVLFTCKTIERLAAHIIELQGQNISDPEIISDDHHTGNLPLSFGQERMWFLDRLHGSVQYHIISVFRLTGELDVVSLEKALAYIVDRHEPLHTVIRQEDGVPYQHLLEAGTWKMDTYGEDSLALDDESIQSAIDELAIMPFDLSAEHMLRAHLIPLSSHEHILVVNIHHIAADGWSLSVLSRELETCYEAFLNGKEPALPMLTIQYKDYSVWQRQSESLISKKLDYWKHKLNGIASLNMPADYARSPKQSVQGDSMKFKVNKILTEQLKAFSLKEDVTLYMTLLTAFKVLLHRYSSQDDICVGGAISGRLQQEFEPLIGFFVNTLALRTDLGGQPDFREALHRVKETLLEAYDHQEVPFERIVGQVQGDRDTSKNPLFQIVFVLQNAPDVEVSALGEVKIEPIPHHYRTSQFDLHFSINETPDGLQADVVYCTDLFKTSTIERLVGHFETLLHSVVSAADVPINRMTMLSTAETEELLYSFSGTPATYPTEQTIVGLFREQAIRTPDNIAVSFEGEHLSYRSLDEQSTALAIRLKKEGVEKGSLVPICTGHCLEMMVGILGILKAGGVYIPVDPEYPEDRIHFILTDINAPVVLVMENTFPVVKKIYESKLITLDGDWTMTGESVELPACDPEQPAYIIYTSGSTGRPKGVIIPHRNVVRLFITSDPLFDFNENDVWTMFHSYCFDFSVWEMYGALFYGGRVVIVPRSIARDTIAFTTLLVNEGVTVLNQTPSAFYVLQEYISLNPVSLQVRYVIFGGEALHPMRLKAWHKIFLSCKLINMYGITETTVHVTYQEITEKEMNGSGSIIGKPIPTLRAYILDKDLQPVPVGVPGELCIAGEGVATGYLNREELTAERFVKDPFSKNEYEKLYRAGDLGKWLEDGTIEYLGRIDHQVKIRGYRIELGEIEHAVNTLAEVAENCVVVKNSKDQSDKKLVCYYVPETSSVQHLEKSLFADQVNHLNNRNDEVMVMMEKQIRKALANIIPEYMIPTDIIALEQMPVTSNGKTDRGLLSKLEDQERKRSTGYEAPVSEMEVAITGIWQELLGIERIGVLDNFFEIGGDSIRVVKVAARIKNRLGVEIGVADIYGARTVRDLASLLENSTRDNGNEIHSEIIRELVELEQKYLPLLNIHNQLESVYPMTSIQNGMIYASLRDPDSAVYHDQFLYPVNRKIDKLVFEKALKLMVDKHETFRTTFHLGLHETGLQAVSRHIPVMVEEFDLSGQDINGVKQYLKVYLEKERIISFDIQEGPLWRAALLHWNEGTVFILQFHHAILDGWSVAAFNTELFNLYLQLEKNADYQLLPRLNGHYRDFVKEELARKKQGSDHAFWKAEMEDHQRLDIFTSEEIYENTVVGYNVEVLHHLKDVAKDYGLSLKSVFLGISLYVTSMLSYRRKITIGLVANNRPIVEDGDKLLGCFLNTIPFVFDMPEPGESWINYFKKIDEKLKQLEIHDRTPLAEIARINGESSPKENPFLMFCLILSISIFMTNSKKILSMYSSEKNRLPIQALELPILF, encoded by the coding sequence ATGAGTACCATCCATTATCCATTACATCCCGCACAGCGAGATATTTTTATTGATCAGGTCATGAACCCGGCCAGCCTACGCTACAGCCAGGGTTGTTACGTACTATTAAAAGACATCGTGAATAAAAGTCTTTTTTTGTCACCTGTTAAGCAAATGCTGTTTGCCCATGATGTTTTCCGCTTACAGTTTGATGCTGATGAGCCGGATTTCCCGGCAGTGCTTGTATCTGAGCTTCCATCAACGATTTTTCTGGAAAAAGACTTTAGTGATAAGTCAGAGGAAGAAGCTTTGATATGGATGCATGAGCAGCTAAACACACCAATACTACTCAAGCCGGGAAATTTTCCACACCAACATTATTTCCTGAAGTTGAGTGATGACACGTATTGTTATTTTGTGCACTATCATCACATTATTTTAGATGGTTTAGGCTTATCCAATTGGTTTAAAGACGTGGCTGAATGCTATCAGGCGCTTGCCAATGATGTGTACTCACGCCAGGAAAAGCCATCCTATGTTTCGATAATGAAAACAGCAGACGAAGAGTACAATTCTTCTGTTTATGAACAGACTATGAACTACTGGAAACAAAAATTCACAAAACCCCTGCCGTCACTTCTTGAAAAGAAATATCCGATAACGGGTGAGGGTACCAGCGAATTATATACCGTAGCACTAAATAAGAAGCAGATTGATTGTTTAGCTTCTTTACAAAAGAATACCGGTGCCGGTTTATCTGCACTTTCCCTTGCTGTACTCAATATTTATTTTGGACATATAACCGGAGAATCTCAGTTTGCACTGGGAGTAACAGTTCATAAACGCAGAAGTAATTGGGAACGTTCCTCTGCAGGAATGTTTTCCGGTGTTTTACCATTTCCGGGTCAATATGATCCGGAGAAGACCGTTCGGGAATTGATGGCTGAGATCAGAGCAGCTCAGAAAGAAAGCTACCCGTATTATAAGTACTTGGTTTCCGACTTTAATGCTCTGTTTCCCGGTAAAGAAGATGGGGCACCACCTTTTGGGATTATTGTGAATCACGGCCGGCTTGATTTTAGGCTTGATTTTGGGCAAAATATATTTTCAGACCTGAAGCTGGTAAGAAATAATCATCAATCATTTCCGTTGGAAATATTCTGGCAGGAATTTGGTGAAAATCAACCGTTGCAAATAGAATTTATTTATCATAAAGCCTATTTTTCTCCCGAAGAAATGCAGCTTTTTGCCGATCGTTTTTTACATATTCTGGTACAATGTTCATTGAAGCCTGAGACTCAACTGAAGAATTTCGAAATATTGCCGCCGGAGGAATTATCATTGCTGGAACAATTTTCCAATAGCAAGGAAATATATTCTTCAGATGACACCATTATTTCCATGTTTGCCAGACAGGTTAAGGAAAGCCCCGATTCAGTTGCCCTTATCTCTGATGATGAAAAAATAACCTACTCGAAACTGGCAATGCTTTCTGATGCTCTGGCTTTTCAGCTTCAGAAAAAAGGAGTGATTCAGGGTATGCCTGTACTGCTGAGTATGGAACGTACCCCTCAGCTGATGATTTCTATTCTAGGGATCCTTAAAGCAGGAGCCGCTTATGTACCTGTCGAACCGGATCTTCCTACTGACCGGTTGGCAATATTAATGGAGGAAGTTGATGCTGAGATTGTAGTAACGACCAATGTGTATGCTTCCAGGTTTACTGATGCAGAAGTTGTATGTTTAGATACTTTAGAGCTGTTTTCGGAACAGGTAACCGATGTTTCTGTTAAAAGTACAGATTGTGCATATGTAATGTTTACATCAGGGTCTACGGGTAAGCCTAAAGGAGTAATGGTAACTCATCGTAATGTGGTAAGCCTGGTAAAAGCGGGAGATTATTTTCCGATTACATCCGATGATAAGATATTGGCTGCAGGTTCTTTTGCCTTTGATGCCAGTACTTTCGAATATTGGGGAGCTCTATTGAACGGAGGAACTTTGGTGATGGCTACCAAAGCAGAATTAATGGATACGGCAAAACTGAAATCCATTATCCGGACACAGAAAGTTACCAAAATGTTTTTTACAACAGGATGGTTTAACCTGCTGGCTGATACAGATGTTTCCGTATTTGAAACATTAAGTGCAGTAATTGTGGGAGGTGAACGTTTTTCGGCTCAGCATGGTAAAAAGGTGAGGAAGCATTATCCTGATATACACATTGTAAATGGCTACGGGCCAACTGAAAATACAACGTTCTCTTTAGCTTATTTAACTAATAATTCTTTGTCTGATGAGATTCCGGTGGGAATGCCACTTAATTATCGAAGTGCATATATCCTCAACAAAGATCAGAAACAGGTCCCTATAGGTATTACAGGAGAATTATATGTAGGAGGAGCAGGATTGAGTGACGGCTATTATAAACAACAGGAGCTTACTGCTACTTCCTTTATTTCACATTTATTCAAAGAAAATGATATAGAAAAGCTTTACAAAACAGGTGACCTGGTCCGTTGGCTGCCTGATGGAAATATTGTTTTTGTGGGCCGTGCTGATGATCAGGTGAAAATAAGGGGTTTCCGTATAGAGCCCGCAGAAATAACGACCGTATTGCTACAGTCTCCGATGATACAACAGGCTATGGTTGTCGCCCGGCCTGATCCTACCGGAGTTCTTCAGTTGATTGCGTACGTTGTGGATTCGGAAAATGCTTATGACAAAGATATTCTTCTGCAATGGCTTGAAACCAAATTACCTGGGTATATGATTCCTGCTCATATCATGTTGCTGAATGAGCTTCCTCTTAATGCCAATGGTAAAGTAGACCGAAATGCACTACCGGATCCGGAAAATACAGTGTCTGGGAAGATTGAGAATCCCCGTAACGAAATAGAAAATAAATTGGCAGAAGCATGGAAGGATCTTCTGCGGATACCTGAAGTGGGTATCAGAGATAATTTCTTTCATTTGGGAGGGCATTCCCTGATGGCAATGCGGGTAAGTGCTTTTATTAAAAATGAATGGAAACTTCGTGTAGCTCCTACCGTATTGTTTACCTGTAAAACCATTGAACGCCTGGCTGCCCATATCATAGAATTGCAGGGACAGAATATTTCAGATCCTGAGATCATTTCTGATGACCATCATACAGGTAATCTGCCACTATCATTCGGGCAGGAAAGAATGTGGTTCCTTGATCGTCTGCATGGATCAGTGCAGTACCACATTATTTCAGTTTTCAGGCTCACCGGTGAGCTGGATGTAGTATCTCTGGAAAAAGCATTGGCTTATATTGTTGACCGCCACGAGCCGTTACATACCGTAATAAGGCAGGAAGACGGAGTTCCTTATCAACATCTACTGGAGGCGGGCACCTGGAAAATGGATACGTATGGAGAAGATTCTTTGGCACTTGATGATGAAAGTATTCAGTCGGCCATCGATGAGTTGGCCATAATGCCTTTTGATTTGTCTGCTGAGCATATGCTTCGTGCACATCTTATTCCATTATCTTCTCATGAACATATATTAGTGGTCAATATTCATCATATTGCAGCTGATGGATGGTCTTTGTCCGTTTTATCCAGAGAACTTGAAACCTGTTATGAAGCTTTTCTTAACGGTAAAGAACCGGCATTGCCGATGTTGACAATACAATATAAAGATTACTCTGTCTGGCAACGCCAAAGTGAATCACTTATTAGTAAAAAACTTGATTATTGGAAACATAAGCTGAATGGGATAGCTTCATTGAATATGCCTGCAGATTATGCCCGTTCGCCTAAACAGAGTGTACAGGGAGATTCCATGAAATTCAAAGTGAATAAGATATTGACAGAACAATTGAAGGCATTCTCTTTAAAGGAAGATGTGACACTGTATATGACTTTACTGACAGCGTTTAAAGTACTGCTGCATCGATATAGCTCTCAGGATGATATTTGCGTCGGAGGTGCTATTTCCGGGCGTTTGCAGCAGGAGTTTGAACCTTTAATCGGATTTTTTGTGAATACCCTTGCTTTGCGCACGGACTTGGGAGGGCAGCCGGATTTCCGTGAAGCATTACACCGGGTCAAAGAAACACTTCTGGAAGCGTATGATCACCAGGAGGTTCCTTTTGAGAGAATTGTAGGGCAGGTGCAGGGAGATCGCGATACAAGCAAAAATCCTCTTTTCCAGATTGTATTTGTATTACAGAATGCACCGGATGTTGAGGTGAGTGCCCTTGGGGAGGTAAAGATTGAACCTATACCTCACCACTACCGCACGAGCCAGTTTGATCTGCATTTTTCAATCAACGAAACACCTGATGGTTTGCAGGCAGATGTAGTATATTGTACTGACCTTTTCAAAACGTCTACCATTGAAAGATTGGTTGGGCATTTTGAAACTCTGTTACATTCCGTAGTGTCTGCTGCAGATGTACCGATCAACAGAATGACCATGTTGAGTACAGCTGAAACAGAGGAATTATTATATTCATTCAGTGGAACCCCGGCTACTTATCCTACGGAACAAACGATTGTGGGCTTGTTTAGAGAACAGGCGATTCGTACCCCGGATAATATCGCAGTCAGTTTTGAGGGAGAACATCTATCCTACAGATCCCTTGACGAGCAATCCACAGCGTTAGCTATTCGCCTTAAAAAGGAAGGGGTTGAAAAAGGGAGTTTAGTGCCGATATGTACAGGACATTGCCTGGAAATGATGGTGGGAATTTTAGGGATTTTAAAAGCCGGCGGAGTATATATTCCTGTAGATCCGGAATATCCCGAAGACCGTATTCACTTTATCCTGACAGATATCAATGCTCCGGTTGTGTTAGTCATGGAAAATACGTTTCCGGTTGTAAAGAAAATATATGAATCAAAACTAATAACCCTGGACGGTGACTGGACGATGACAGGAGAATCCGTTGAACTTCCTGCCTGTGATCCTGAGCAGCCTGCTTATATTATTTACACTTCCGGTTCTACCGGCCGCCCGAAAGGAGTAATTATTCCTCATCGTAATGTCGTCCGCTTGTTTATAACTTCCGATCCGTTATTTGATTTTAATGAAAATGATGTATGGACAATGTTCCATTCCTATTGTTTTGATTTTTCTGTTTGGGAAATGTATGGTGCTCTTTTTTACGGAGGACGTGTGGTGATCGTTCCACGTTCAATAGCACGCGATACTATTGCTTTTACAACATTATTGGTGAATGAGGGAGTCACTGTTCTGAATCAGACGCCTTCAGCATTTTATGTTTTACAGGAGTATATTTCATTAAATCCGGTTTCGCTACAGGTTCGTTATGTAATTTTTGGAGGAGAGGCATTGCATCCGATGCGTCTGAAAGCATGGCATAAGATATTCCTATCCTGCAAGCTGATCAATATGTACGGAATCACGGAAACCACGGTACATGTAACTTATCAGGAAATTACAGAAAAAGAAATGAATGGCAGTGGGAGTATTATCGGTAAACCCATTCCTACCTTACGTGCTTACATTTTAGATAAAGATTTACAGCCGGTCCCGGTCGGGGTGCCCGGAGAATTGTGTATTGCAGGGGAAGGGGTCGCTACCGGGTATTTAAATAGAGAAGAACTCACAGCAGAACGGTTTGTAAAAGATCCGTTCAGTAAAAACGAATACGAAAAGCTGTACAGGGCCGGTGACTTGGGTAAATGGCTGGAAGACGGAACAATTGAATATCTTGGCCGTATTGATCACCAGGTGAAAATAAGAGGGTATCGCATTGAGCTTGGTGAGATTGAACACGCAGTAAATACATTAGCTGAGGTAGCAGAAAATTGTGTGGTTGTAAAAAATTCAAAAGATCAGTCAGATAAAAAACTCGTGTGTTATTATGTTCCTGAAACAAGTTCGGTACAACATCTTGAAAAGTCTCTTTTTGCTGATCAGGTGAATCACCTTAATAACCGGAATGATGAGGTTATGGTGATGATGGAAAAACAGATTCGTAAGGCGCTGGCCAATATCATTCCCGAATATATGATACCTACGGATATCATTGCTCTGGAACAAATGCCTGTGACCTCAAACGGAAAAACAGACCGTGGACTTCTTTCAAAGCTTGAAGACCAGGAAAGAAAAAGAAGCACCGGATATGAAGCACCCGTTTCTGAAATGGAAGTTGCAATTACCGGTATATGGCAGGAATTACTTGGTATAGAACGCATCGGTGTTCTGGATAATTTCTTTGAAATTGGCGGGGATTCTATCCGTGTCGTAAAAGTAGCTGCCCGCATTAAGAATAGGCTAGGAGTAGAAATTGGGGTAGCTGATATTTACGGAGCTCGTACAGTGCGTGATTTAGCATCATTATTAGAAAACAGCACCCGGGATAACGGAAATGAAATACATTCTGAAATTATCAGAGAGCTCGTTGAGCTCGAACAAAAATACTTACCATTGCTGAATATCCATAATCAGCTGGAATCTGTTTATCCTATGACCAGCATTCAGAACGGGATGATCTATGCGTCATTGCGTGATCCGGATTCTGCAGTGTATCATGACCAGTTCCTTTATCCGGTTAACCGAAAGATAGATAAGCTGGTTTTTGAAAAAGCTTTAAAGCTAATGGTTGATAAACATGAGACCTTCAGGACTACTTTCCATCTTGGACTACATGAAACAGGATTACAGGCTGTATCACGTCATATACCCGTGATGGTTGAAGAATTTGATTTGTCTGGTCAGGATATAAATGGGGTAAAGCAATACCTAAAGGTCTATTTGGAAAAAGAGCGTATCATTTCTTTTGATATTCAGGAGGGGCCGTTGTGGCGGGCTGCTCTCCTACACTGGAATGAGGGTACTGTTTTTATTTTGCAATTTCATCATGCTATCCTGGATGGCTGGAGTGTAGCTGCTTTTAATACGGAATTATTTAACCTTTATCTTCAATTGGAAAAAAATGCAGATTATCAGTTGCTTCCACGATTAAATGGGCACTATCGTGACTTTGTGAAAGAAGAATTGGCAAGAAAAAAACAGGGATCGGATCATGCTTTCTGGAAGGCTGAAATGGAAGATCATCAGAGGCTTGATATTTTTACATCCGAAGAAATCTATGAAAATACTGTGGTAGGATATAATGTCGAGGTCCTTCATCATCTGAAAGATGTGGCTAAAGATTATGGATTGTCATTAAAGTCTGTATTTCTCGGTATTAGTCTCTATGTTACAAGTATGCTCAGCTACCGACGCAAGATTACCATCGGGCTGGTTGCTAATAACCGGCCAATTGTAGAAGACGGAGATAAGTTGCTGGGATGTTTTCTCAACACTATTCCGTTTGTATTCGATATGCCAGAGCCGGGTGAATCCTGGATCAATTATTTTAAAAAAATAGACGAAAAATTAAAGCAGCTGGAAATTCATGACCGTACACCTTTGGCGGAGATCGCCCGGATCAACGGAGAATCTTCACCTAAGGAAAATCCTTTTTTGATGTTTTGTTTAATTTTATCAATTTCCATATTTATGACGAACTCGAAAAAGATCTTGTCAATGTACAGCTCGGAAAAGAATCGCTTACCGATACAAGCTTTGGAGTTGCCAATACTTTTCTAA